Proteins encoded by one window of Rubinisphaera margarita:
- a CDS encoding SDR family NAD(P)-dependent oxidoreductase: protein MARWPGLSQFELTDNVAIVTGGSKGLGQAMAAGLASAGASVLLVSRNEAEAQAAASTIAGEYPVKALGIAADVTSEDEVKRMVQHAQSEFGRIDTLINSAGINIRGPIDELSLDEFRHVQQVNVDAMWLCAKHVIPVMKKRHYGRIINMASTLGLVGLANRTPYATSKGAVVNLTRALGLELALDRITVNAICPGPFLTSMNVPISESEEARQFIVGATAMQRWGELNEIQGAAIFLASPASSYVTGSMLTVDGGWTAR, encoded by the coding sequence ATGGCACGCTGGCCCGGCCTCTCGCAATTTGAATTAACTGACAATGTGGCGATAGTCACAGGCGGTTCGAAGGGGCTTGGTCAAGCGATGGCCGCCGGACTGGCGTCTGCCGGCGCGAGCGTCTTGTTGGTCAGTCGCAATGAAGCAGAAGCTCAAGCGGCAGCCAGCACGATCGCGGGGGAGTATCCCGTGAAAGCGTTGGGGATTGCTGCCGACGTGACATCGGAAGACGAAGTCAAACGCATGGTGCAGCACGCTCAGTCCGAGTTCGGGCGGATCGACACGTTGATTAATAGCGCCGGGATCAATATTCGTGGGCCGATCGATGAGTTGTCTCTGGACGAGTTTCGACACGTCCAGCAGGTGAACGTGGATGCGATGTGGCTGTGTGCGAAACATGTTATTCCCGTCATGAAAAAGCGTCACTACGGCCGCATCATTAACATGGCCAGCACATTGGGATTGGTCGGCTTGGCAAATCGCACACCCTATGCGACCAGCAAGGGCGCTGTCGTCAACCTCACCCGGGCACTCGGTCTGGAACTCGCCCTGGACAGAATCACGGTCAACGCCATCTGCCCCGGACCATTCCTGACTTCCATGAATGTGCCGATTTCCGAAAGCGAAGAAGCCAGACAGTTCATCGTCGGTGCAACAGCAATGCAGCGATGGGGTGAACTCAATGAGATTCAAGGAGCCGCGATATTCCTCGCCAGTCCGGCATCAAGTTATGTAACCGGCAGCATGTTGACAGTTGACGGAGGCTGGACCGCACGCTGA
- a CDS encoding sugar phosphate isomerase/epimerase family protein translates to MNDQLFINRRAALRQLGAIAACATVTSAYAGASAESAMRTGMGLVIYDCTLRRSWMRQQEPDFDLFNPLNFLKHCHSLGAGGMQADLGVLKPGDVDELRKFAGQHGLFIDAIVKPPKDEADLGRFEAEIRTAREVGVQAARTTIIPGRRYERFKTLEEFREFEKRGREMLERAAPVVEKHRVPFAVENHKDQRIDERIALFKHLDSEFIGACVDTGNSFALLEGAYEPIEALAPYTFTVHLKDQALRSYSDGFLLGDIPLGQGSFDLKRMVATIREMKPGVRFALELITRDPLKVPCLTDGYYSTMPASQAIDLARTMRFVRDHSSGHLQQVSTLPLNKQVDLEDANVKASIRYAGEELQL, encoded by the coding sequence ATGAACGATCAATTGTTTATCAATCGTCGTGCAGCACTCCGCCAACTCGGAGCCATCGCCGCGTGCGCAACAGTCACGTCGGCGTACGCAGGAGCTTCGGCCGAGTCGGCCATGCGGACCGGCATGGGGCTGGTCATTTACGACTGCACTCTCCGTCGCAGTTGGATGCGTCAGCAAGAGCCGGACTTCGATCTGTTCAACCCGCTGAACTTTCTGAAGCATTGTCACTCGCTCGGTGCGGGAGGCATGCAGGCGGACCTTGGAGTGCTGAAGCCTGGCGATGTCGATGAACTCAGGAAGTTCGCTGGACAGCATGGGCTATTCATCGATGCCATTGTAAAGCCACCGAAGGATGAGGCTGACCTTGGACGATTCGAGGCGGAAATAAGGACGGCTCGAGAAGTTGGGGTTCAGGCGGCAAGAACGACCATTATTCCAGGCAGGCGATACGAACGATTCAAGACACTTGAGGAGTTTCGTGAGTTTGAAAAACGTGGCCGAGAGATGCTCGAACGGGCTGCGCCGGTCGTCGAGAAGCATCGGGTCCCGTTCGCGGTCGAGAACCACAAAGATCAGCGGATCGACGAGCGGATTGCTTTGTTCAAGCATCTGGATAGTGAATTCATCGGAGCCTGTGTTGATACCGGGAACAGCTTTGCACTGCTCGAAGGAGCCTATGAACCGATCGAAGCTCTCGCCCCATACACCTTCACCGTGCATCTGAAAGATCAGGCACTCAGGTCCTACTCAGATGGGTTTCTGCTGGGCGACATCCCTCTCGGTCAGGGCAGCTTCGACCTGAAGAGAATGGTGGCAACAATCAGGGAGATGAAGCCCGGTGTTCGCTTCGCATTGGAATTGATTACACGTGACCCGCTCAAAGTTCCCTGCCTGACGGATGGCTACTATTCGACGATGCCCGCTTCGCAAGCCATCGATCTGGCCCGCACGATGCGGTTTGTGCGAGACCATTCATCCGGGCATCTTCAACAGGTCAGCACGTTGCCATTGAATAAGCAGGTGGACCTTGAAGATGCCAACGTGAAGGCCAGCATTCGGTATGCGGGCGAGGAGTTACAGCTGTGA
- a CDS encoding Gfo/Idh/MocA family protein, producing MNQSAISRRTFLGTTASLTASGWSSLIRGDSPVDRIRIGVIGTGVRGKYLIGNLPQSVRVTAICDCANSRIADTLQPKNDFAEVLSGFRDNDATHCRTYRDYRRMLDQEHLDAVIIATPDHHHVQAAMLALQAGLDVYLEKPLSLTIREGRLLTDMVKKTGRVLQVGSQQRTMEMNRFACEFIRDGGLGTIKRVDSPNYPGPIAVSAFPSEPVSDGLDWRLFLGPCPARSHNRKLWVKDEFKVGDLLWRGWDLFRDYSGHLMTNWGAHNIDMIQYALGMDESGPTEVAPLNSDTIGEQVLSIDETALERDWKDKWRNKTPRPQGRFSDAGRFRPVTMKYSGGTVLNFVPGVSTATFYGERGTMKISRNKFVTDPADLTTDGPDAAIAERWNGSGFVARPHLQNWTDCIKSRKTPNAPVEVGHRSATVCHLANIVRELNRPLQWNPADEHFAGDDEANKLLDRPRCKGYELPT from the coding sequence GTGAATCAATCGGCAATCTCTCGACGTACATTTCTCGGCACAACAGCCTCGCTGACAGCATCGGGTTGGTCATCGTTAATTCGAGGCGACAGCCCGGTGGATCGCATCCGCATTGGAGTGATTGGGACAGGAGTTCGAGGGAAATACTTAATCGGCAATCTTCCCCAGTCGGTACGTGTCACTGCCATCTGCGACTGCGCGAACTCAAGAATTGCTGACACACTCCAACCGAAGAACGACTTCGCCGAAGTCCTCAGCGGCTTTCGCGACAATGACGCGACACATTGCAGGACGTATCGGGATTACAGACGCATGCTCGATCAGGAGCACCTCGATGCCGTCATTATTGCGACCCCCGATCACCACCACGTGCAGGCTGCCATGCTCGCACTGCAGGCAGGACTGGACGTCTATCTGGAAAAGCCGCTTTCGTTGACGATTCGCGAAGGCCGTTTGTTGACCGACATGGTGAAGAAGACCGGGCGCGTTCTACAGGTTGGTAGCCAACAGCGAACGATGGAAATGAATCGCTTCGCCTGCGAATTTATTCGTGACGGCGGACTCGGAACAATCAAACGTGTTGACAGTCCTAATTATCCAGGCCCGATCGCGGTATCTGCCTTCCCCTCCGAACCAGTCTCCGATGGTCTCGATTGGCGACTGTTTCTAGGCCCTTGTCCCGCGCGTTCCCACAATCGCAAGTTGTGGGTCAAGGATGAATTCAAGGTCGGTGACTTGTTATGGCGTGGCTGGGATCTGTTCCGAGATTACTCGGGCCATCTGATGACCAACTGGGGCGCCCATAATATTGATATGATCCAGTACGCGTTAGGGATGGATGAGAGCGGACCGACCGAGGTCGCACCGCTTAACTCGGACACGATTGGTGAACAGGTACTCTCCATTGATGAAACTGCTTTGGAACGGGACTGGAAAGACAAGTGGCGTAATAAGACACCGCGACCGCAAGGCAGATTCAGCGATGCTGGTCGTTTTCGTCCCGTTACCATGAAGTATTCCGGCGGTACTGTGTTGAACTTCGTGCCAGGCGTTTCAACGGCCACTTTCTACGGTGAACGCGGGACAATGAAGATCAGTCGTAACAAGTTCGTCACCGACCCCGCCGACTTAACTACTGATGGTCCCGATGCGGCAATAGCGGAAAGATGGAACGGTAGCGGTTTCGTAGCTCGTCCACATCTTCAAAACTGGACCGACTGCATTAAATCTCGCAAGACGCCTAATGCACCAGTGGAAGTCGGCCACCGCAGTGCCACCGTGTGTCATCTTGCGAACATCGTCCGAGAACTCAATCGTCCGCTACAGTGGAATCCAGCAGATGAACATTTCGCGGGCGATGACGAAGCGAACAAACTGCTCGATCGCCCACGTTGCAAGGGATACGAGTTGCCCACTTGA
- a CDS encoding tyrosine-type recombinase/integrase, protein MPRKFQLTWQAGSNGRDGRWRKKYKGRIYYFNSGRGKYDQEAYKAAIKEWEEIKFRVDREQPRKHLQDFERAIDEWEQVLAWSNRHGDQQMAARAYEKLDSLKTRIAAPVLKPLKNDDWFADQFTLPTIEIADDQLQRAKDDLAAGNLKFKFSSPFPSQEPIDVVNSWYTDPLQVSKEVWSDRLKQQHRRTALGDDSLECQSNAYSRQKQQQADSGQLSVGRAYSVRLHLTYFQDWAGKDTSVSEIDGSLLLKYQSHLLDNVSQKGWTRTTANHYLKTLKAFMRWLWQTEIISTLPRVLDGKAGPLRINVNPPAVVVFTLEEISTLLNTATDRTKLYILLMLNCGMTQKDISDLQTTEVDWIEGRIIRKRSKTSQFDNVPKVSYLLWNATFRLLQQERSKNEEGRVLVNVNGAPLLTETLEENGKLKKTDNIKNAFDRLRNRLEITKPLKSFKKTSASLLRDSERFQSLEDLFLGHAPEKLSDKHYTKVPTNLLDTAVSWLEEQYGLV, encoded by the coding sequence ATGCCGCGAAAATTCCAACTCACTTGGCAAGCCGGCTCAAACGGTCGAGATGGCCGTTGGAGGAAGAAATACAAAGGAAGGATCTACTATTTCAACAGCGGCCGCGGTAAGTACGATCAGGAGGCTTACAAGGCGGCAATCAAAGAATGGGAAGAGATCAAGTTTCGCGTTGACCGAGAGCAACCACGAAAGCACCTGCAAGATTTTGAACGGGCGATCGATGAGTGGGAGCAGGTTTTGGCCTGGTCCAATCGTCACGGCGATCAGCAGATGGCCGCTCGTGCGTACGAGAAACTTGATTCGCTTAAGACTCGCATCGCGGCTCCGGTCTTAAAGCCGCTCAAAAACGACGACTGGTTCGCTGATCAGTTCACGTTGCCGACAATTGAGATTGCAGACGATCAGTTACAACGGGCGAAGGACGACTTGGCTGCCGGGAACTTAAAATTCAAGTTCTCATCGCCGTTTCCATCTCAAGAACCAATCGACGTCGTTAACAGCTGGTACACCGATCCCTTACAAGTGAGCAAGGAAGTTTGGAGCGATCGACTCAAACAACAGCACAGGCGAACTGCCCTGGGCGACGACTCGCTTGAGTGTCAAAGTAATGCCTACTCCCGCCAAAAACAACAGCAGGCGGATTCAGGGCAACTGAGCGTTGGCCGTGCTTACTCAGTGCGTCTGCATCTTACTTACTTCCAGGACTGGGCCGGAAAAGATACTTCCGTGTCAGAAATTGACGGAAGTTTGCTGCTGAAGTACCAGAGCCATCTGCTCGACAACGTTTCCCAGAAAGGCTGGACGCGGACAACAGCGAATCATTATTTGAAAACCTTGAAGGCGTTCATGCGCTGGCTCTGGCAAACCGAGATAATCTCGACTCTACCGCGTGTGCTTGACGGTAAAGCTGGCCCATTGCGGATCAACGTCAATCCTCCAGCGGTCGTCGTATTCACTCTTGAAGAGATCTCAACTCTGCTCAACACTGCTACCGATCGGACGAAACTCTACATCCTTCTGATGCTCAATTGTGGGATGACACAGAAAGATATCTCGGATCTGCAGACGACTGAAGTGGACTGGATTGAAGGGCGGATTATTCGAAAGCGATCGAAGACTTCACAATTCGACAATGTCCCGAAAGTGAGTTATCTCCTGTGGAACGCAACGTTTCGGCTGCTGCAACAGGAACGATCGAAGAACGAAGAAGGGCGGGTACTCGTCAACGTGAATGGCGCACCGCTGTTGACCGAGACGCTGGAAGAGAACGGTAAACTCAAGAAGACCGACAACATCAAGAATGCGTTCGACCGACTCCGGAATCGCCTGGAGATTACCAAGCCCCTCAAGTCGTTTAAGAAAACCTCAGCAAGCCTGCTTCGGGACAGCGAACGGTTTCAAAGCTTGGAGGACTTGTTCCTTGGACACGCTCCCGAGAAACTTTCTGACAAGCATTACACGAAAGTCCCGACCAATCTGCTCGATACGGCCGTCTCATGGCTGGAAGAACAGTACGGACTTGTATGA